A single Syntrophorhabdales bacterium DNA region contains:
- a CDS encoding FAD-binding protein, protein MLDYDVLIVGGGLTGLRAAVGLCEQYRVALVSKVHPLRSHSIAAQGGINASLANNPNSKDDNPEKHTFDTVKGSDYLADQDAAELMCREAPGVVFEMEHWGCPFSRFADGTIAQRPFGGAGYPRTCYSADLTGHVLLNTLYEHAVACGVKIFYEYPVLALAVDEGVCHGVIVLDQMNGKLIPIRAKVTLFATGGYGRVYFHSTNALINTGSGIGIAYAAGIPMKDMEFVQFHPTSLLGTNILITEGARGEGGYLFNNKGERFMEHYAPKAMELAPRDIVARSIKTEMEEGRGFEHEFGTYIQLDLRHLGEQKIAERLPGIRRFCIDFINVDPVYEPIPIMPCQHYSMGGIDVNMRCESAVKGFYAAGECSCVSVHGANRLGGNSLLETIVFGKMASLSIPEYLEAREVRPDVKALERAQGQLEQKIRGLTSDGTEKAFNVLDDLRKAMDDDVGIFRTREELERALSKISMVKERYRHVRISSPALHMNYELIAAMELEQMIDVSHAIALGALLREESRGSHFRRDFKERNDAIWLKHTLATKGPDNEPVVSFKDVTITRYQPMARTY, encoded by the coding sequence ATGCTCGACTATGATGTTCTGATTGTTGGCGGAGGTCTCACGGGTTTGCGCGCGGCGGTGGGTCTCTGCGAGCAGTACCGCGTAGCGCTCGTCTCCAAGGTTCATCCCCTCCGGTCCCACTCCATTGCAGCGCAGGGCGGCATCAACGCCTCGCTCGCCAACAATCCTAATAGTAAGGATGACAATCCGGAAAAACATACGTTCGATACGGTCAAGGGTAGCGATTATCTCGCCGACCAGGATGCAGCCGAACTGATGTGCCGGGAGGCCCCGGGCGTAGTCTTCGAGATGGAGCATTGGGGCTGCCCGTTCAGCCGTTTTGCGGACGGCACTATAGCGCAGAGACCGTTCGGCGGCGCAGGCTACCCGCGTACGTGTTACTCCGCGGACCTTACCGGCCACGTGCTGCTCAACACTCTGTACGAGCATGCGGTGGCGTGCGGTGTCAAAATATTCTACGAATATCCGGTGCTGGCGCTCGCCGTTGACGAAGGCGTCTGCCACGGCGTCATAGTGCTCGACCAGATGAACGGGAAACTGATCCCGATACGCGCCAAGGTTACGCTTTTTGCAACCGGAGGCTACGGCCGCGTCTATTTTCACTCTACGAACGCCCTGATCAACACAGGCTCGGGCATCGGCATTGCTTACGCGGCGGGCATTCCCATGAAGGATATGGAATTCGTGCAGTTCCATCCGACATCGCTTCTGGGAACGAATATCCTGATCACGGAGGGCGCCCGGGGCGAAGGGGGCTATCTTTTCAACAATAAGGGCGAGCGCTTCATGGAACACTACGCGCCGAAAGCCATGGAACTGGCGCCGAGAGATATTGTCGCTCGATCGATCAAGACGGAAATGGAAGAGGGCAGAGGCTTCGAACATGAGTTCGGCACCTACATCCAACTCGACCTTCGGCATCTCGGCGAGCAGAAGATCGCGGAGCGCCTGCCGGGCATACGCAGGTTCTGCATCGATTTCATCAATGTGGACCCGGTCTATGAGCCTATACCGATCATGCCCTGCCAGCACTATTCCATGGGCGGCATAGATGTGAACATGCGATGCGAGTCAGCGGTCAAAGGTTTTTATGCCGCTGGAGAATGCTCCTGCGTGAGTGTGCACGGAGCCAACAGGCTCGGCGGGAACTCTCTGCTCGAGACGATCGTCTTCGGCAAGATGGCATCACTGAGCATACCCGAATATCTGGAGGCCCGTGAGGTAAGACCCGACGTAAAGGCACTCGAGCGGGCGCAGGGTCAGCTTGAGCAGAAAATAAGAGGACTCACTTCTGACGGCACTGAAAAGGCGTTCAACGTGCTCGATGATTTACGCAAGGCCATGGACGACGACGTGGGTATCTTCAGGACAAGAGAGGAGTTGGAGAGAGCGCTCTCAAAAATCAGCATGGTCAAGGAGCGGTACAGGCACGTGCGGATATCAAGTCCAGCCCTGCACATGAATTACGAGCTGATCGCAGCAATGGAACTGGAGCAGATGATCGATGTATCCCATGCGATTGCTCTGGGCGCTTTGTTGCGGGAAGAAAGCAGGGGCTCTCATTTCAGGCGTGATTTTAAGGAAAGAAACGACGCCATCTGGCTCAAACACACGCTGGCGACAAAGGGGCCAGACAACGAACCAGTTGTGTCGTTTAAAGATGTGACCATAACGCGCTATCAACCTATGGCGAGGACGTATTGA